AGAAGTAATGGCGATAGGCGATCAGGAAAACGATATTGCGATGCTGGAATATGCGGGCGTCGGCGTGGCGATGGAGAACGCCATTGATGCGGCGAAAGAGGCCGCCAATTTTGTGACCCGCTCGAACCTGGAAGATGGCGTCGCGTACGCGATTGAGAAATTCGCTCTGCGCTAAGAAGGAATGTTGACGCGCCGCCAGTCACGAGCGGCGCGTCAGAAAGGCGCTTTCGGCTGCAAAACTACATTCAGCCTCGCCTCACCTGAAAGAGCGGGGTTGCCCCCGCCCGACAGGTTGCTACTTACCGGATTCGTAAGCCAGAAACGCAGCAAATTCCCTTTGCCCGTCCTTCAGCCTCAGTTCGCACAGCGAATGACGCGTCAGAAATGTGAACATTAACAATGTTATACATATCATTAATACACACCAGAACAGGGTGCTTCGCAGCAGTTTCATGGCCTTCTTCTCCTTGCCTTTCGGCGGGTAAGAGGCTACGCTGATGGTGTCTATGCATCAGTGGGCCTCGTTGGTTAATTGAATAAATGACCTTCGGGGCTTTCTTCTTTCTGCCTCACCATCACTGCATTTCTGCCGACAGCATGAGGCAAAAAGCCTCAAGCGCCGCCGCCATTATAAATTGCCCGTCCTGCGCCAAACCATCGAAAACCTACGGGCGTTTTGCTGAATTTTCACGCCTTTTCCGTAACGGTTTCCCGTAAATCACGTCTTTTTCATTCTCATTGAACAACCTGATAAGTCCCTTTCTGTTATCTCGCCCGATATATCCTTTTGTCGTTTTTGTGATCTAAATTGTAGTACAACCATAATAGATTGTACTACATTGAACCCATCAGCACGGCCACCCGCGTCACGGTTGTACTTCAAAAATGCGGCGAAAATCGGCGGTCAGGGTAAAGTAAGCGAAGAAACCTCGCGTGAAAGGAACCCATAACATGACCAAAACCGACCGCATCATCGTGACGTTAGGCCGCCAGATTGTTGGCGGAAAATATGTACCGGGCGCGTCACTGCCCGCAGAAGCGGAACTGTGCGAGGAGTTTGAAACCTCGCGCAACATCATTCGCGAAGTGTATCGCTCGCTGATGGCGAAGCGGCTCATTGAGATGAAGCGTTATCGCGGCGCGTTTGTCGCGCCCCGCAACCAGTGGAACTACCTCGATACCGAGGTGCTCCAGTGGGTGCTGGAGCATGACGATGACCCCCGGCTCATCGCCTCAATGAGCGAAGTGCGCAACCTGGTGGAGCCTGCTATCGCCCGCTGGGCGGCAGAGCGCGCGACTTCAAGCGATCTGGCGCGTATTGAGGCGGCGCTGAACGACATGATTGCCAACAACCAGGATCGCGATGCCTTTAACGAGGCGGATATTCGTTATCACGAAGCGGTACTGGAGGCGGTGCATAACCCGGTGCTGCAACAGCTCAGCGTGGCGATAAGTTCCCTGCAACGGGCCGTGTTTGAGCGTACCTGGATGGGCGATGAGGCCAACATGCCGAAAACGCTCCAGGAGCATAAAGCGCTGTTCGATGCGATACGGCATCAGGATGGCGAGGCGGCGGAGCAGGCGGCGTTAACCATGATCGCCAGCTCGACAAAAAGGCTTAAGGAAATCACATGACATCTCGCTACATCGCTATCGACTGGGGTTCCACCAATCTGCGCGCCTGGCTTTTCCAGGACGAGCAGTGCCTGGAAAGCAGGCAATCGGAGGCGGGCGTCACCCGCCTCAACGGCAGAACCCCCGAAGCGGTGTTAGCGCAGGTAACCGAAGGCTGGCGCGATAACGCCACGCCCGTGGTCATGGCGGGCATG
This DNA window, taken from Cronobacter universalis NCTC 9529, encodes the following:
- a CDS encoding type I toxin-antitoxin system Hok family toxin, with amino-acid sequence MICITLLMFTFLTRHSLCELRLKDGQREFAAFLAYESGK
- the dgoR gene encoding D-galactonate utilization transcriptional regulator DgoR, whose protein sequence is MTKTDRIIVTLGRQIVGGKYVPGASLPAEAELCEEFETSRNIIREVYRSLMAKRLIEMKRYRGAFVAPRNQWNYLDTEVLQWVLEHDDDPRLIASMSEVRNLVEPAIARWAAERATSSDLARIEAALNDMIANNQDRDAFNEADIRYHEAVLEAVHNPVLQQLSVAISSLQRAVFERTWMGDEANMPKTLQEHKALFDAIRHQDGEAAEQAALTMIASSTKRLKEIT